From one Candidatus Marinarcus aquaticus genomic stretch:
- the rfbC gene encoding dTDP-4-dehydrorhamnose 3,5-epimerase, with protein MKIVDTPIEGLKILEPRVFEDTRGKFVKTFNQDFFKQNGLDLEFKETYFSISHKDVIRGMHFQTPPYDHVKVVYVPYGKILDVVLDIRKESKTYGEYFSTELSCENAKVLIIPKGLAHGFKSLEDNTNVTYMQTTGYAPNNDEGILYDSFGFDWECENPQCSQRDLAFKSFGEFETPFSKGQM; from the coding sequence ATGAAGATTGTAGATACTCCAATAGAGGGATTAAAAATATTAGAACCCAGAGTATTTGAAGATACTCGAGGCAAGTTTGTTAAAACTTTTAATCAAGACTTTTTTAAACAAAATGGATTGGATTTAGAGTTCAAAGAGACGTATTTCTCTATTTCCCATAAAGATGTCATAAGAGGAATGCATTTTCAAACTCCTCCGTATGACCATGTAAAAGTGGTTTATGTCCCTTATGGAAAAATTTTGGATGTGGTTTTAGATATTCGAAAAGAGTCAAAAACCTATGGTGAGTATTTCAGTACAGAGCTCTCCTGTGAAAATGCAAAAGTGTTGATTATCCCAAAAGGATTAGCACACGGATTTAAATCTTTAGAAGATAACACCAATGTAACCTATATGCAAACAACAGGGTATGCTCCAAATAACGATGAAGGTATACTTTATGACTCTTTTGGTTTTGATTGGGAGTGTGAGAATCCACAATGTTCGCAACGTGATTTGGCTTTTAAATCATTTGGCGAGTTTGAAACCCCTTTTAGTAAAGGTCAAATGTGA
- a CDS encoding NAD-dependent epimerase/dehydratase family protein, translated as MKILVTGATGFIGQNLIDALVDLDHEVHCIVRANSDVSVLNSSVKIYRHSGEIECLQNYFKQEHFTGVIHLASLFLAVHQDKDIENLVDSNITFGVKLLEASVKSNVQWFINTGTFWQHFENQTYNPVNLYAASKEAFEVMAKYYSQTSNMIFTTIKLNDTFGPNDTRNKVFNLWAKIAKTGELLEMSEGEQIIDISYIEDVVRAYLLLIEHLMSDNQKSFNERSFVVTNSEKMTLKELSLIFEEATNSKLQIKWGGRPYRDREVMQPFNKGEVVPTWKPQFDLKTAIQKTVGENIL; from the coding sequence GTGAAAATTCTAGTTACAGGAGCTACTGGTTTCATTGGTCAAAACTTGATTGATGCATTGGTTGATTTAGACCATGAAGTTCACTGTATTGTAAGAGCAAACAGTGATGTGTCGGTATTGAACAGTTCTGTTAAAATTTATCGACACAGTGGAGAAATAGAGTGTTTACAAAACTATTTTAAACAAGAGCATTTTACAGGAGTGATACATTTAGCATCACTCTTTTTAGCCGTCCATCAAGATAAAGATATTGAGAATTTGGTTGATTCAAATATTACATTTGGTGTAAAGCTTTTAGAAGCATCTGTGAAGTCCAATGTTCAATGGTTTATTAATACCGGTACATTTTGGCAACATTTTGAAAACCAAACATATAATCCCGTAAATTTATATGCTGCTTCAAAAGAGGCTTTTGAGGTGATGGCAAAATATTATAGCCAAACCAGCAACATGATTTTTACAACCATTAAGCTCAATGATACTTTTGGACCCAATGACACTCGTAACAAAGTCTTTAACTTGTGGGCAAAAATTGCAAAAACGGGTGAACTCTTAGAGATGTCTGAAGGTGAACAAATTATTGATATTTCGTATATAGAGGATGTTGTAAGAGCTTATTTACTTTTAATTGAACATCTTATGTCAGATAATCAAAAGAGTTTTAATGAACGTTCATTTGTAGTCACGAACAGTGAGAAGATGACATTAAAAGAGTTGTCTTTAATTTTTGAAGAAGCGACAAACAGTAAACTTCAGATTAAATGGGGTGGAAGACCTTACCGAGACAGAGAGGTGATGCAACCTTTTAATAAGGGTGAAGTGGTTCCAACATGGAAACCACAATTTGATTTAAAAACAGCAATACAAAAAACAGTAGGAGAAAATATTTTATGA
- the rfbH gene encoding lipopolysaccharide biosynthesis protein RfbH yields MTKAEELKQDILNKTKEYYELVHKTKQNETFVEGTSRVNYAGRVFDEKEMCNLVDSSLDFWLTYGDYSKKFEKKLSEYLNVRWSFLVNSGSSANLLAFYTLTSPLLEDRQIKRGDEVITVAAGFPTTVAPIVQYGAVPVFVDMELDYFNIDTNELEKALSSKTKAVMIAHTLGNPFNIEAVKSFCDKHNLWLIEDNCDALGSMYKGRPTGTWGDIGTSSFYPPHHMTMGEGGATYTDNPLLKKIMLSLRDWGRDCWCESGVDNTCGKRFTQQFGSLPKGYDHKYVYSHFGFNLKVSDMQAAVGVAQLEKFPSFVEKRKVNYKKLYDGLKEIESIKLVEAQPESDPSWFGFMITLNDNASCTRNEVVEFLESNNIQTRNLFAGNMLRHPMFDTMKENVDYKVVGDLTNTDKIMNDSFWIGVYPGMSEEAINYMIKKIKEAIN; encoded by the coding sequence ATGACAAAAGCTGAAGAACTCAAACAAGATATACTGAATAAAACAAAAGAGTATTATGAATTAGTTCACAAAACAAAACAGAATGAAACTTTTGTTGAAGGAACTTCAAGAGTTAATTATGCAGGAAGAGTGTTTGATGAGAAAGAGATGTGTAATCTTGTTGACAGTTCACTTGATTTTTGGCTTACATATGGAGACTATTCTAAAAAGTTTGAAAAAAAGCTGAGTGAATACTTGAATGTTCGTTGGTCTTTTTTAGTCAATTCAGGAAGCAGTGCAAATCTATTGGCTTTTTATACATTGACTTCACCTTTATTGGAAGACAGACAGATTAAAAGAGGTGATGAGGTGATTACTGTTGCAGCTGGATTCCCTACAACAGTAGCCCCAATAGTTCAATATGGGGCTGTTCCTGTTTTTGTTGATATGGAATTGGATTATTTTAATATTGATACCAATGAATTGGAAAAAGCACTCTCATCAAAAACAAAAGCTGTAATGATTGCACATACCTTAGGAAACCCTTTTAATATTGAAGCAGTAAAATCTTTTTGTGATAAACACAACTTATGGTTAATAGAAGATAACTGTGATGCGTTGGGCTCAATGTACAAAGGCAGACCTACTGGGACATGGGGTGATATTGGTACAAGCTCTTTTTACCCACCGCACCATATGACTATGGGTGAGGGTGGAGCAACCTATACAGATAATCCATTGCTTAAAAAAATTATGCTCAGTTTACGTGATTGGGGAAGAGATTGTTGGTGTGAAAGTGGTGTTGATAATACGTGTGGAAAACGGTTTACACAACAATTTGGAAGTTTACCAAAAGGGTATGACCACAAATATGTCTATTCACATTTTGGATTTAATTTAAAAGTTTCTGATATGCAAGCCGCAGTTGGTGTTGCACAACTTGAGAAATTCCCTTCCTTTGTAGAAAAAAGAAAAGTAAACTATAAAAAGCTGTATGATGGGCTAAAAGAAATTGAATCTATTAAATTGGTTGAAGCGCAACCTGAATCAGATCCAAGCTGGTTTGGATTTATGATTACATTAAATGACAATGCAAGCTGTACACGCAATGAAGTTGTTGAGTTCTTAGAGAGCAATAACATACAAACACGAAACTTATTTGCAGGTAATATGTTGCGTCATCCAATGTTTGATACCATGAAAGAAAATGTTGATTACAAAGTGGTGGGTGATTTAACTAATACAGATAAAATCATGAATGACAGTTTTTGGATTGGTGTTTATCCAGGAATGAGTGAAGAAGCTATTAATTACATGATTAAAAAAATTAAAGAGGCTATAAACTGA
- a CDS encoding glycosyltransferase — MKKEKRVYIVGSLRGSSRARILLDYIASSPQYSFFYEDSHYFKVMGKNLLKKALFLPLRLMHTLNRFWHLVMSDIVYILPMGKISLFEIQFAHKCNKKIVYEFYISQYDTYVNDKQRVNEKSPKAKQLLKMDQYLVDYSTDIIFLNKSEQAYYSEVINRKEITAQTYTIPLVTETKEKASLPFVHEQTKKVTLCWWGSYIPLHGLSKIIEAAHFLKKENVNFELFLFGTSDKKAESYQKMIDELELNQHVFIDNNKSFSDKSLERFLLQRCDIAFGNFGDSKKAKVVMVNKAVEAVSMNIPVVSQPTQALVEFFTDKKDIYFCGSNPKEIADVIIEAIADKQKLLECSSSAYELFKQNFSKEAYIKIVATILK, encoded by the coding sequence ATGAAAAAAGAAAAAAGAGTCTATATCGTTGGAAGCTTAAGAGGTTCGAGTCGAGCTCGAATTTTGCTTGATTATATTGCTTCATCACCACAATACTCTTTTTTCTATGAAGATTCTCACTACTTTAAAGTAATGGGAAAAAATCTTCTTAAAAAGGCACTTTTTTTGCCATTACGTTTAATGCATACATTAAATCGTTTTTGGCATCTTGTGATGTCCGATATCGTATATATTTTACCAATGGGAAAAATCTCTTTATTCGAAATTCAATTTGCACATAAATGTAATAAAAAAATTGTTTATGAGTTCTATATTTCACAATATGACACCTATGTCAATGACAAACAAAGAGTGAATGAAAAGAGTCCAAAAGCAAAACAACTTTTAAAAATGGATCAATATCTTGTAGATTACAGCACGGATATTATTTTTTTAAATAAATCAGAACAAGCTTATTATTCAGAAGTGATAAACAGAAAAGAAATAACTGCACAAACCTATACAATTCCCTTAGTAACAGAGACAAAAGAGAAAGCAAGTTTACCTTTTGTTCATGAACAAACAAAGAAAGTAACATTATGTTGGTGGGGAAGTTATATTCCTTTACATGGATTAAGTAAAATAATTGAAGCAGCACACTTTCTTAAGAAAGAAAATGTTAACTTCGAACTCTTTTTATTTGGAACAAGTGATAAAAAAGCAGAATCTTACCAAAAAATGATTGATGAGCTTGAATTAAATCAGCATGTATTTATAGATAACAACAAGAGTTTCTCTGATAAGTCGCTTGAACGATTTTTATTGCAACGATGCGATATTGCTTTTGGTAATTTTGGTGACAGTAAGAAAGCAAAAGTAGTCATGGTAAATAAAGCAGTTGAAGCTGTTTCTATGAATATTCCGGTTGTTTCTCAACCCACGCAAGCACTTGTTGAGTTCTTCACAGATAAAAAAGATATCTATTTTTGTGGCTCAAACCCTAAAGAGATTGCAGATGTAATCATAGAAGCTATTGCAGATAAACAAAAGTTATTAGAGTGTTCAAGCAGTGCCTATGAACTCTTTAAACAAAACTTTTCAAAAGAAGCCTATATTAAGATTGTAGCTACTATATTAAAATAG
- a CDS encoding phosphoethanolamine transferase: MNQIFSKLLYNLFLAFCITILFVMIEQSYRMYNDILMFNLTLRSFFEQFMIHLFIISIVSRRAVLIVYFILALLVWFQLAHFAYFGTWIFPLEYYLFFTKFQETYDTFRTVLTIAIVPTVLFILLILSIHFLLKKRHDDNRLKVKFLSLFLIAFIIFVPLRVYVKDSKKGHRPNVEYYPIKNSIVNLGYLFGNILPKKISGHSGLEQPITPTPELLVKTPNINVVMIMGESLNRNFMSLYGYNVKTTPFLDSLKDNEHFIYKQGIASGVVTDVAVPSFFNIIKRPDGVPQIISTNTCLFKMAKNNGFQTYFYSSQAQDQLAQLKSYMCTKWIDNYKDGTTVTHSIDTPALDQFLIDQIDTIDFSKPTFLALQQRASHTPFIDTFPKEFELFTKQNNEESVLQNTIDYQNSIHYTDYILSQLIKKIEDKTDRPTYFIFTSDHASNVGDPNRNGHGRLDYDAIYQVPFFVYGINNAKSIKKKFSEFPYISHYQMGNVVSHLLGYKEAYNHFNKKEDYFVCDSDISGLSGILKLSFDEENKQIPTLIK; the protein is encoded by the coding sequence ATGAATCAAATATTCTCAAAACTTCTATACAATCTATTTTTAGCATTTTGTATTACAATTTTATTTGTTATGATTGAACAAAGCTATCGTATGTATAATGATATTTTAATGTTTAACCTAACCCTACGAAGTTTTTTCGAACAATTTATGATTCACCTTTTTATTATATCCATTGTCAGTCGACGTGCTGTTTTGATTGTATATTTTATACTTGCTCTTTTAGTCTGGTTTCAATTAGCCCACTTTGCCTATTTTGGAACATGGATTTTTCCATTAGAATACTATCTGTTCTTTACAAAATTTCAAGAAACATATGACACTTTTAGAACCGTTCTTACTATAGCAATTGTTCCAACAGTACTGTTTATTTTATTAATTCTATCTATTCATTTTTTATTGAAAAAAAGACATGATGACAATCGTTTAAAAGTCAAGTTTTTATCTCTTTTTCTGATTGCATTTATTATATTTGTACCATTAAGAGTCTATGTAAAAGACTCCAAAAAGGGTCACCGTCCAAATGTAGAGTATTATCCTATTAAAAACAGTATCGTAAATTTAGGATACCTCTTTGGAAATATCTTACCTAAAAAAATTTCTGGACACAGTGGTTTAGAACAACCTATTACGCCTACTCCTGAACTTTTAGTTAAAACGCCTAATATTAATGTTGTAATGATTATGGGAGAATCGTTAAATCGGAACTTTATGTCATTATATGGATACAACGTAAAAACTACACCCTTTCTTGACTCTTTAAAAGATAATGAACATTTTATTTATAAACAAGGAATTGCATCTGGAGTTGTAACTGATGTTGCGGTACCAAGTTTTTTTAACATTATTAAAAGACCTGATGGTGTTCCTCAAATCATTTCAACCAACACTTGCCTTTTCAAAATGGCAAAAAACAATGGTTTTCAAACCTATTTTTACAGTTCACAAGCACAAGATCAATTAGCTCAACTGAAAAGTTATATGTGCACAAAATGGATTGATAATTATAAAGATGGTACAACGGTCACTCACAGTATAGATACTCCTGCATTGGATCAATTTTTAATTGATCAAATTGATACCATTGATTTTAGTAAACCCACTTTCCTAGCTTTACAACAGCGTGCTTCTCATACACCATTTATAGATACCTTTCCAAAAGAGTTTGAACTCTTTACAAAACAGAACAATGAAGAAAGTGTTCTTCAAAATACAATCGATTATCAAAACTCCATTCATTACACCGATTATATTCTTTCACAATTGATTAAAAAAATAGAAGATAAAACAGATCGTCCTACCTATTTTATATTCACTTCTGACCATGCATCCAATGTGGGAGACCCAAATAGAAATGGTCATGGACGATTGGATTATGATGCCATTTATCAAGTACCATTTTTTGTCTATGGTATTAACAATGCAAAAAGTATTAAAAAGAAGTTTTCAGAGTTTCCTTATATTTCACACTATCAAATGGGAAATGTGGTCAGTCATCTTTTAGGTTATAAAGAAGCTTATAATCACTTTAACAAAAAAGAGGATTATTTTGTATGTGATTCAGATATATCTGGACTTTCAGGGATACTTAAACTCTCTTTTGATGAAGAAAACAAACAAATTCCAACACTGATTAAATAA
- a CDS encoding lipopolysaccharide kinase InaA family protein: MNIKYQLNHSHEKFKSFLLNIKEYFKENSHTIHKARNELKVIEFEGVQTVVKAFKIPNKINQVVYAYFRDSKAKKSYQNAVKLRELNIQTPTPIGYIEFYKMGLFKESFFISEKLDYEFTIREPLRDLNFPDRELILKEFVAFTYDLHQKEVFHKDYSAGNILVVKNGSDYSFSVVDINRMQFKPMSVEEGLDNFAKLWLDEESLLLIAKEYARLSNTPEDKAISILKECDEKLKGFVEFKRKIRGKK, from the coding sequence TTGAATATTAAATACCAACTCAATCATTCACACGAAAAGTTTAAATCATTTTTATTAAATATTAAAGAGTATTTCAAAGAGAACTCACACACCATTCATAAAGCACGAAATGAACTTAAAGTCATTGAGTTTGAAGGTGTACAAACAGTCGTAAAAGCGTTTAAGATTCCTAATAAAATCAATCAAGTTGTATACGCCTATTTTCGAGACTCAAAAGCCAAGAAATCATATCAAAATGCAGTAAAGCTAAGAGAGTTAAATATCCAAACACCTACGCCTATTGGATATATAGAGTTTTATAAAATGGGACTGTTTAAAGAGAGTTTTTTTATCAGTGAAAAGCTAGACTATGAGTTTACTATTCGTGAGCCTTTACGAGATTTAAACTTTCCAGACCGAGAGCTTATCCTTAAAGAATTTGTTGCTTTTACGTATGATTTACATCAAAAAGAGGTTTTTCACAAAGATTACTCTGCAGGTAATATTTTGGTGGTTAAAAACGGCAGCGATTACAGTTTCAGTGTGGTAGATATCAATCGTATGCAGTTTAAACCAATGAGCGTCGAAGAGGGCTTAGATAACTTTGCAAAATTGTGGTTAGATGAAGAGAGTCTGTTATTGATTGCAAAAGAGTATGCACGACTTTCAAACACCCCTGAAGACAAAGCCATTTCTATACTTAAAGAGTGCGATGAGAAGCTCAAAGGTTTTGTGGAGTTTAAACGAAAAATCAGAGGTAAGAAGTAA
- a CDS encoding glycosyltransferase family 9 protein, with protein sequence MNLLITRHDKIGDFVVTLPLFKAIKEQYPQTKLTALVSKVNFEFAQNIDFIDDVILFDKNNLAQTKELIKSKEFDASISAYIDTAVGKLLFGSRIKKRVAPATKIAQLFFNKRVKQRRSQVKKREWEYNLDLGLKLFPNLQLTFTKPLLNFVEEKTNRVVFHPGFGGSSDGNLRLDDYIALARSVDKTTYEVVFTFGPDDGASKEYIQNRIDFEAKLLDSKMSLVEFTKYLSASALFVSTSTGPMHLAGAVNTKTLSFFGDSLFASAKRWGTVSEESNQNNFMIPQNYSKELYGEIESCLKKVLDAK encoded by the coding sequence ATGAATTTGCTTATCACTCGACATGACAAAATAGGGGACTTTGTTGTTACTCTGCCTCTGTTTAAAGCCATCAAAGAGCAATACCCCCAAACGAAACTCACAGCACTTGTAAGCAAAGTGAATTTTGAGTTTGCACAAAACATTGATTTTATCGATGATGTTATTTTGTTTGATAAAAACAACTTAGCACAAACCAAAGAGCTTATTAAAAGCAAAGAGTTTGATGCCAGCATCAGTGCTTATATTGATACTGCAGTTGGAAAACTTCTTTTTGGAAGTCGGATTAAAAAGCGAGTGGCACCTGCAACTAAAATTGCACAACTCTTTTTTAATAAACGTGTAAAGCAACGACGAAGTCAAGTAAAAAAAAGAGAGTGGGAGTATAATTTAGATTTAGGGCTAAAGCTTTTCCCCAATTTACAATTAACATTTACGAAGCCTTTATTAAATTTTGTTGAAGAGAAAACAAATCGAGTGGTATTTCATCCTGGTTTTGGTGGAAGCAGTGATGGAAATTTACGCTTAGATGATTATATTGCATTGGCTCGAAGTGTGGATAAGACAACTTATGAAGTTGTCTTTACTTTTGGTCCAGATGATGGGGCATCAAAAGAGTATATTCAAAACCGTATTGATTTTGAAGCCAAGCTTTTAGATTCAAAGATGTCTTTAGTAGAGTTTACCAAATATCTAAGTGCATCTGCTTTGTTTGTCAGTACTTCAACAGGTCCTATGCATCTTGCAGGGGCAGTCAATACTAAAACGCTCTCATTTTTTGGAGACTCGTTATTTGCCAGTGCAAAACGATGGGGTACTGTAAGTGAGGAAAGCAATCAAAATAACTTTATGATTCCTCAAAACTATAGCAAAGAACTTTACGGTGAAATAGAGTCATGCTTAAAAAAGGTTTTAGATGCAAAGTAA